A region from the Canis aureus isolate CA01 chromosome 8, VMU_Caureus_v.1.0, whole genome shotgun sequence genome encodes:
- the POR gene encoding NADPH--cytochrome P450 reductase isoform X3 — protein MGCTYSSPRDEPTLRRTSSAKDSSFVEKMKKTGRNIIVFYGSQTGTAEEFANRLSKDAHRYGMRGMAADPEEYDLADLGSLPEIENSLAVFCMATYGEGDPTDNAQDFYDWLQETDVDLSGVKYAVFGLGNKTYEHFNAMGKYVDKRLEQLGAQRIFELGMGDDDGNLEEDFITWREQFWPAVCEHFGVEATGEESSIRQYELVVHTDIDMAKVYVGEMGRLKSYENQKPPFDAKNPFLAAVTTNRKLNQGTERHLMHLELDISDSKLRYESGDHVAVYPANDSALVNQLGEILGADLDVVMSLNNLDEESNKKHPFPCPTSYRTALTYYLDITNPPRTNVLYELAQYASEPTEQEHLRKMASSSGEGKELYLSWVVEARRHILAILQDYPSLRPPIDHLCELLPRLQARYYSIASSSKVHPNSVHICAVAVEYQTRSGRINKGVATSWLRAKEPAGENGRRALVPMFVRKSQFRLPFKAATPVIMVGPGTGVAPFIGFIQERAWLRQQGKEVGETLLYYGCRRSDEDYLYREELAQFHQDGSLTQLNVAFSREQPHKVYVQHLLKRDKEHLWQLIHEAGAHIYVCGDARNMARDVQNTFYDIVAEVGAMEHAQAVDYIKKLMTKGRYSLDVWS, from the exons GGCAGGAACATCATCGTGTTCTACGGCTCCCAGACGGGGACAGCGGAGGAGTTTGCCAACCGCTTGTCCAAGGACGCCCACCGCTACGGGATGCGGGGCATGGCTGCAGACCCCGAGGAATATGACTTG GCCGACCTGGGCAGCCTGCCAGAGATCGAGAACTCCCTGGCAGTGTTCTGCATGGCCACTTATGGTGAAGGGGACCCCACAGACAATGCCCAGGACTTCTACGACTGGCTCCAGGAGACCGATGTGGACCTCTCTGGAGTCAAGTATGCG GTGTTTGGCCTTGGGAACAAGACCTACGAGCACTTCAATGCCATGGGCAAGTACGTGGACAAGCGGCTGGAGCAGCTCGGCGCCCAGCGGATCTTTGAGCTGGGGATGGGCGATGACGATGGAAA CCTGGAGGAGGACTTCATCACGTGGCGAGAGCAGTTCTGGCCGGCCGTATGCGAACACTTCGGGGTGGAAGCCACCGGAGAGGAGTCCAG CATTCGCCAGTATGAGCTTGTGGTCCACacagacatagacatggccaaggtGTACGTGGGAGAGATGGGCCGTCTGAAGAGCTACGAGAACCAGAAACC cccctttGATGCCAAGAATCCGTTCTTGGCCGCGGTCACCACCAACCGGAAACTGAACCAGGGAACGGAGCGCCATCTCATGCACCTGGAATTAGACATCTCAGACTCCAAACTCAG gtATGAATCTGGGGACCATGTGGCCGTGTACCCAGCCAATGACTCTGCCCTGGTCAACCAGCTTGGCGAGATCCTGGGTGCCGACCTGGACGTCGTCATGTCCCTGAACAACCTTGACG AGGAGTCCAACAAGAAgcaccccttcccctgccccacctcctaCCGCACGGCCCTCACCTACTACCTGGACATCACCAACCCACCCCGCACCAACGTGCTCTACGAGCTGGCCCAGTACGCCTCTGAGCCCACCGAGCAGGAGCACCTGCGCAAGATGGCCTCCTCCTCGGGCGAGGGCAAG GAGCTGTACCTGAGCTGGGTGGTGGAGGCCCGGAGGCACATCCTGGCCATCCTGCAGGACTACCCGTCCCTGCGGCCCCCCATCGACCACCTGTGCGAGCTGCTGCCCCGGCTCCAGGCCCGCTACTACTCCATCGCCTCGTCCTCCAAG gtCCACCCCAACTCCGTGCACATCTGCGCCGTGGCCGTGGAGTACCAGACCCGGTCCGGCCGCATCAACAAGGGCGTGGCCACCAGCTGGCTGCGCGCCAAGGAGCCAGCCGGGGAGAACGGGCGCCGGGCCCTGGTGCCCATGTTCGTGCGCAAGTCCCAGTTCCGCCTGCCCTTCAAGGCGGCCACCCCGGTCATCATGGTGGGGCCCGGCACGGGGGTGGCCCCATTCATCGGCTTTATCCAGGAGCGGGCCTGGCTGCGGCAGCAGG GCAAGGAGGTGGGGGAGACATTGCTCTACTACGGCTGCCGCCGCTCTGACGAGGACTACCTGTACCGCGAGGAGCTGGCCCAGTTCCACCAGGACGGCTCCCTCACCCAGCTCAACGTGGCCTTCTCCCGGGAGCAGCCCCACAAG GTCTACGTGCAGCACTTACTGAAGAGGGACAAGGAGCATCTGTGGCAGCTGATCCACGAGGCCGGCGCCCACATCTATGTCTGCGG GGACGCTCGGAACATGGCGAGGGACGTGCAGAACACCTTCTACGACATCGTGGCCGAGGTGGGGGCCATGGAGCATGCCCAGGCCGTGGACTACATCAAGAAGCTGATGACCAAGGGCCGCTACTCCCTGGACGTGTGGAGCTAG